Proteins from a single region of Undibacterium sp. KW1:
- a CDS encoding tetratricopeptide repeat protein: MKKWRHLLMVLMIMTTCASALGDDDFDDEMQVRRWALLGDTQAQNMLGLLYLEPSDNLQNAQEAAYWLEQAADQGHAGAQANLGVMYLTGEGVETDEGQAFRLFRRAALQGLTSAQLALGYMYANGKGVEENDEEAVFWYQQAAQQGNASAQHHLALALQEGEGVEKNVVQAAHWEMLAAEQGLSSAQFQMGLRYLHGDGVERDMMTGYRYLLKASVKVGSMAMDSRELVSNELTSEQIAEIRDDSRYWKTHL, translated from the coding sequence ATGAAAAAATGGCGGCATCTGCTGATGGTGCTCATGATCATGACGACCTGTGCCTCGGCTTTGGGTGATGATGATTTTGATGATGAAATGCAAGTCCGGCGCTGGGCCCTGCTAGGGGACACCCAGGCACAGAATATGTTGGGCCTGCTCTATCTTGAACCCAGTGATAACTTGCAAAATGCGCAGGAAGCTGCTTACTGGCTGGAGCAGGCGGCAGACCAGGGTCATGCCGGTGCCCAGGCTAATCTCGGTGTCATGTACCTGACCGGTGAGGGCGTGGAAACGGATGAGGGTCAGGCTTTCCGCCTGTTCCGCCGCGCTGCACTGCAGGGGCTGACTTCTGCCCAGCTTGCTCTTGGTTATATGTATGCGAACGGCAAGGGTGTAGAAGAAAACGATGAAGAAGCAGTTTTCTGGTATCAACAGGCCGCCCAGCAGGGCAATGCCAGTGCCCAACATCATCTGGCATTGGCTTTGCAGGAAGGTGAGGGCGTAGAAAAAAATGTAGTCCAGGCAGCCCACTGGGAGATGCTGGCGGCCGAGCAGGGCCTGTCAAGCGCCCAGTTCCAGATGGGCTTGCGCTACCTGCATGGTGATGGGGTAGAGCGTGACATGATGACAGGCTATCGCTATTTGCTGAAAGCCAGTGTCAAGGTTGGCAGTATGGCGATGGATAGCCGTGAACTGGTCAGCAATGAGCTGACCAGCGAACAGATTGCAGAGATTCGCGATGATTCGCGCTATTGGAAAACGCATCTTTGA
- a CDS encoding DUF1800 family protein, with product MEDQPSVEDLNTQTAVDQDTFNQQAELKAAALLASTALLAACGGSNTTAQNETGGNTAMAAPPAPAPDPSAAAITAPEAARFLAQASMGASRAQIARVQALGYAGWIDEQLSLPGNGTRWDWLVAKGFNDISYRNSQAGFDSTAWRKLISSPDTLRQRFTLALSEIIVVSIDGLIGGGWKAFGAAAWLDMLEANCFGNYRGLLQMVSTSPAMGQYLTFRGNAKYNAQTGAMPDENYARELMQLFSIGLLELKLNGTPRQQDGKNIETYDLTDITGLARIFTGWDFDLAGGKADKPDFLHRPMTQVPVRHETGPSTFLDKTVGEGLNGADALSAALDIIFAHDNVAPFISRQLIQRLVTSNPSNAYVSRVATVFNDDGSGTASKKGNLKAVLTAILLDDEARKPANLSDPQFGKLREPMLRFLAWARAYNVTAINDVWNLGNTSDPATRLGQSPLRSPSVFNYFRPGYVPPNTAIAAASLVAPEFQITNESSVVGYVNYMQRAISSGISDLVPDYSSLMPLADTAPAMLDEINLVLAAGQLSAATLQNLSTAVDSMPKGNDNRRKQRIYAALTLVLAAPEFIVLK from the coding sequence ATGGAAGACCAGCCAAGCGTCGAGGACTTGAATACTCAGACCGCAGTGGATCAGGATACGTTCAATCAACAGGCAGAATTGAAGGCAGCGGCGTTACTGGCATCGACGGCCTTGCTGGCCGCCTGCGGTGGCAGCAATACGACGGCGCAAAATGAAACCGGTGGCAATACAGCAATGGCTGCACCGCCAGCACCGGCACCTGACCCCAGTGCAGCAGCAATTACTGCCCCTGAGGCGGCGCGTTTCCTGGCCCAGGCCAGCATGGGTGCCAGCCGCGCCCAGATCGCCAGGGTACAGGCCCTCGGTTATGCGGGCTGGATAGATGAACAACTGAGCCTGCCTGGCAATGGTACACGCTGGGACTGGCTGGTAGCCAAGGGTTTTAACGATATCAGCTACCGCAACAGTCAGGCAGGTTTTGATTCTACCGCCTGGCGCAAACTGATCAGCTCGCCCGATACCCTGCGCCAGCGCTTCACCCTGGCCTTGTCAGAAATTATCGTGGTTTCCATCGATGGCCTCATCGGTGGTGGCTGGAAGGCATTTGGTGCAGCGGCCTGGCTGGACATGCTGGAAGCAAATTGTTTTGGCAATTACCGCGGCTTGCTGCAAATGGTCTCGACCAGTCCTGCTATGGGGCAATACCTGACCTTCCGTGGCAATGCCAAATACAATGCGCAAACCGGTGCCATGCCGGATGAAAACTATGCGCGGGAACTGATGCAGTTGTTCAGCATAGGTTTGCTGGAACTCAAGCTCAATGGCACGCCGCGCCAGCAAGATGGCAAGAACATAGAAACCTATGACCTGACCGATATCACAGGTCTGGCACGTATCTTCACAGGCTGGGATTTTGACCTCGCTGGTGGCAAGGCGGACAAGCCTGACTTCTTGCACAGGCCCATGACACAGGTACCGGTCAGGCATGAAACCGGTCCTTCCACTTTTCTTGATAAAACCGTAGGCGAAGGGCTCAATGGAGCCGATGCACTGAGTGCCGCACTCGACATCATTTTTGCTCATGACAATGTGGCACCCTTCATCAGCCGCCAGCTCATACAAAGACTGGTGACCAGCAATCCCTCAAACGCTTATGTGTCCAGGGTCGCTACGGTATTCAATGATGATGGCAGCGGCACAGCCAGCAAGAAAGGCAATCTGAAAGCTGTATTGACAGCCATCTTGCTCGATGACGAGGCGCGCAAGCCAGCTAATCTCAGTGACCCGCAGTTTGGCAAATTGCGTGAACCCATGCTGCGCTTCCTGGCTTGGGCGCGCGCCTACAATGTCACGGCAATCAATGATGTCTGGAACCTGGGCAACACCAGTGATCCTGCTACCAGGCTGGGGCAAAGCCCTTTGCGTTCACCCTCGGTGTTCAATTACTTCCGTCCCGGTTATGTGCCGCCCAATACTGCTATCGCAGCGGCCAGCCTGGTCGCGCCCGAGTTCCAGATCACCAATGAATCTTCAGTCGTTGGCTATGTGAATTACATGCAGCGCGCTATCAGTAGCGGTATCAGTGATCTCGTGCCTGACTACAGCAGCCTGATGCCGCTGGCAGACACCGCGCCAGCCATGCTCGACGAAATCAACCTGGTGCTGGCAGCCGGGCAGTTAAGTGCGGCAACTTTGCAAAACCTCAGCACTGCTGTCGATAGCATGCCCAAAGGGAATGACAACCGTCGCAAGCAAAGAATCTATGCGGCGCTGACTCTGGTGCTGGCTGCTCCCGAATTCATCGTTCTCAAATGA
- a CDS encoding phage regulatory CII family protein, protein MTRKYSDMNQHDALYKIARAYPGGLEALAGRMEVSVNVLRNKLAPGIESHYPSFEELSLIVELCHDAGVKDAHLPLHALLSRHGMAAFVIPEPDQVSEDDLSQTVCRVMSRVGDVAEAVSTALIDGVITDAEADLIEKEFQSALTVLGEWRARIRAHHKQRES, encoded by the coding sequence ATGACACGAAAATATTCAGACATGAACCAGCACGACGCCTTGTACAAGATTGCGCGCGCCTATCCTGGTGGCCTGGAAGCCCTGGCGGGCCGCATGGAAGTCTCGGTGAATGTCTTGCGCAACAAGCTGGCACCGGGCATAGAGTCACACTACCCTTCGTTTGAAGAACTCTCGCTGATCGTTGAGCTCTGTCATGACGCGGGCGTCAAGGATGCCCATCTGCCGCTGCATGCGCTGTTAAGCCGTCATGGCATGGCAGCGTTTGTGATACCTGAGCCTGACCAGGTCAGTGAAGATGATTTGTCGCAAACGGTCTGCCGCGTCATGAGCCGCGTTGGCGATGTGGCAGAGGCAGTATCAACTGCCTTGATCGATGGTGTGATTACGGATGCAGAAGCCGACCTGATAGAAAAAGAATTTCAGAGTGCACTGACCGTGCTGGGTGAATGGCGTGCGCGCATACGCGCACACCATAAACAAAGAGAATCGTGA
- a CDS encoding chromate transporter, giving the protein MLDTLHGALHITMNWHDWLQLFLHYMMLSLLSIGGAISTLPDMHRYLVTQQGWLSDAQFNASVSIAQAAPGPNVLFIALMGWNVGMNAGGMWTALIGVFVAMTGILLPSTTLTYVAASWGHANRELRSVRAFKLGMAPIVIGLLLATGWIMAASHDQASRDWPLWLMTVVCTVVVWRTRLHLLWLLAGGAALGWFGLI; this is encoded by the coding sequence ATGCTTGATACTCTGCATGGTGCCCTGCACATCACGATGAACTGGCATGACTGGTTGCAACTGTTCCTGCATTACATGATGCTGTCACTGTTGTCGATAGGCGGAGCGATTTCCACCCTGCCTGACATGCACCGTTACCTGGTGACGCAACAGGGCTGGCTTAGTGACGCACAGTTCAATGCCTCGGTGTCGATTGCCCAGGCTGCACCCGGCCCGAATGTCTTGTTCATTGCGCTCATGGGCTGGAATGTGGGCATGAATGCCGGTGGCATGTGGACAGCATTGATAGGTGTTTTCGTCGCCATGACAGGCATACTCTTGCCCAGCACCACCCTGACTTATGTGGCAGCAAGCTGGGGCCATGCCAACCGTGAACTGCGCAGCGTGCGCGCCTTCAAGCTTGGCATGGCACCGATAGTCATCGGCCTTTTGCTTGCTACCGGCTGGATCATGGCGGCATCGCACGACCAGGCCAGCAGGGACTGGCCTTTATGGCTGATGACCGTAGTCTGCACCGTCGTGGTCTGGCGCACCCGCCTGCATTTGCTATGGCTGCTGGCGGGTGGTGCTGCACTGGGCTGGTTTGGCCTGATCTGA
- a CDS encoding DUF2491 family protein, with product MAWKDAYQYVGKLFNKHDKDELVADDMHAESGRQDASLPLGARIGSVVNLQKTPLIRAISQGSLIAMPDEAETRIVAISRMQLPISGKMYRYYLNRDADGNNGGEKFLQLYCDASGELQELLYCSHLTRLIPETVEDQQAFLGENGAGLGDRNYSLWREQLVSIGWDEASLDSVFSDADSLQYERDAGDPAQEFVAPFKGVETRIDDAAGKLGLQQDVVFMPYRRSLNEAGEQSELLLISTEILRSKDGSSKRDIHVDFMIALPLEAERLLVQ from the coding sequence ATGGCCTGGAAAGATGCATATCAGTATGTAGGCAAACTGTTCAACAAGCACGACAAGGATGAACTTGTCGCAGATGACATGCATGCAGAGAGTGGCAGGCAGGATGCTTCCCTGCCGCTGGGCGCGCGTATAGGCAGTGTCGTCAATCTGCAAAAGACACCGTTGATACGCGCCATCAGCCAGGGTTCGTTGATCGCCATGCCGGATGAAGCGGAGACCCGCATCGTCGCCATCAGCCGTATGCAACTGCCGATCAGCGGCAAGATGTACCGCTATTACCTGAACCGCGATGCCGATGGTAACAATGGCGGCGAGAAATTCCTGCAGTTGTATTGCGATGCCAGCGGTGAATTGCAAGAGCTCTTGTATTGCAGCCACCTGACAAGGCTGATACCGGAAACCGTCGAAGACCAGCAAGCCTTTCTCGGTGAAAACGGTGCTGGGCTGGGTGACCGTAATTACAGCCTGTGGCGCGAGCAACTGGTGAGCATAGGCTGGGATGAGGCCAGCCTTGACAGTGTATTTTCTGATGCTGACAGTCTGCAATATGAACGCGATGCCGGTGACCCGGCGCAGGAATTCGTTGCTCCTTTTAAAGGTGTCGAAACCCGCATTGATGATGCAGCAGGCAAACTTGGTTTGCAGCAGGATGTGGTCTTCATGCCTTACCGCAGGAGTTTGAATGAGGCCGGTGAGCAGTCTGAATTACTGTTGATCAGCACTGAGATTTTACGCAGCAAGGATGGCAGCAGCAAGCGCGACATCCATGTTGATTTTATGATTGCCTTACCCCTGGAAGCGGAAAGGCTGCTGGTGCAATAG
- a CDS encoding bifunctional diguanylate cyclase/phosphodiesterase produces MKAHPWQSLIEGLLEAVILVDPIQLRIVAANRAIHQLLQVPSGSLFGRGIVDLAAAPEDVFFWEDVAAGLSENIHSETLLKRADGSIVQIERRVTLLRMGLDSSVYVVAINDHSSQRQVENELEKLIAELRATLESTADGILVTDLDGAIRSYNHLFAELWGLPDDLMTQRNDRAIYAWMDKSMLDARQYEERLGTITRSPLMEATDVLTLRSGKILERVTLPQYARGRPIGRVYSYRDITQRLADEARLRLAAKVFESSTDAIFITDAEQKIVTTNPSFERLSSYTEQEMLGKTPREFFSMEGNASQVENLLKELENLGFWEGELWNRRKNGNAYLCMISLVRVPDAKGGALNYIGFFKDRTETHTAKQKIEELAFSDVLTGLPNRLLLDERIRQAITISSRNHSTFSLLFLDLDHFKQINDALGHPFGDRVLLQVTERLKKCIRQVDTAARLGGDEFVLLLHEADAEGAEICARRVLEELSAPFSLDSMNFTVTASIGIALYPADGQSMADLIKNADSAMYHVKERGRSDFRFYQRQMNIGLLSRMKLDHAMRQALEHELFRLHYQPQIELATGKLLGVEALLRWTDKDLGEVSPSQFIPVAEESGVIVPIGNWVMQTAIRQAALWNRDGKSMRVAINVSALQFQQTNFVDSIAAALQEHSLQPQCIELELTESILIKDAEDALRKLEALAALGVKLAIDDFGTGYSSLSYLKRFPIYKLKIDRSFIDDLPGNESDIAIVTAIISLAHALKLRVIAEGVETREQRDFLQQLQCEEMQGYLFAHAMSAQEFEQQYLR; encoded by the coding sequence ATGAAAGCCCATCCCTGGCAATCACTGATAGAAGGCTTGCTGGAAGCAGTGATACTGGTCGATCCCATACAGCTACGCATAGTCGCTGCCAACCGGGCCATCCATCAATTGCTGCAAGTCCCGTCTGGCAGCCTGTTTGGCAGGGGTATAGTTGATCTGGCCGCCGCACCTGAAGATGTGTTCTTCTGGGAGGATGTGGCGGCTGGCCTGTCAGAAAACATCCATTCCGAAACCCTGCTGAAACGCGCTGATGGCAGCATAGTCCAGATAGAAAGACGGGTGACCCTGCTCAGGATGGGCCTGGACAGCTCAGTCTATGTGGTCGCCATCAATGACCATTCCAGTCAGCGCCAGGTCGAGAATGAGCTTGAAAAACTGATTGCCGAACTGCGTGCCACACTGGAATCCACGGCAGACGGCATACTGGTCACCGATCTTGATGGCGCCATACGCAGTTACAACCATTTGTTCGCTGAGCTGTGGGGACTGCCGGACGACTTGATGACCCAGCGTAATGACAGAGCCATCTATGCCTGGATGGATAAAAGCATGCTCGATGCCAGGCAGTATGAAGAGCGACTGGGCACCATCACCCGCTCGCCGTTGATGGAAGCGACTGATGTACTGACCCTGCGCTCTGGCAAGATACTGGAGAGAGTGACCTTGCCGCAGTATGCACGGGGACGCCCGATAGGCCGGGTTTATTCTTACCGCGATATCACCCAGCGTCTGGCAGACGAGGCACGCCTGCGCCTTGCCGCCAAGGTATTTGAGTCAAGTACCGATGCAATTTTCATTACCGATGCAGAACAGAAAATAGTCACCACCAACCCCAGTTTCGAGCGCCTCAGCAGTTATACCGAACAGGAAATGCTGGGCAAGACTCCCAGAGAATTTTTTTCCATGGAAGGCAATGCCAGCCAGGTGGAGAACCTGCTCAAGGAGCTGGAAAACCTGGGCTTCTGGGAAGGAGAATTGTGGAACCGCCGCAAGAATGGCAATGCCTATCTGTGCATGATTTCCCTGGTCAGGGTCCCGGATGCCAAGGGTGGTGCGTTGAACTACATAGGCTTTTTCAAGGACAGGACAGAAACCCATACGGCAAAACAAAAGATAGAAGAACTGGCATTTTCTGACGTATTGACAGGCTTGCCCAACCGGCTGCTGCTGGATGAGCGCATACGCCAGGCGATCACGATTTCCAGCCGCAATCATTCGACCTTTTCCCTGCTATTTCTCGACCTTGATCATTTCAAGCAAATCAATGATGCCCTCGGTCATCCCTTTGGCGACCGCGTACTGTTGCAAGTCACTGAGCGTCTGAAGAAATGCATACGCCAGGTGGATACTGCTGCCCGCCTGGGCGGGGATGAATTTGTCTTGCTCCTGCATGAAGCTGATGCCGAAGGTGCAGAGATTTGTGCCAGGAGGGTGCTGGAAGAATTGTCAGCGCCGTTTTCACTCGACAGCATGAATTTCACCGTCACTGCCAGCATAGGCATTGCGCTCTATCCGGCAGACGGACAAAGCATGGCTGACCTGATCAAGAATGCCGACAGTGCCATGTACCATGTCAAGGAACGCGGGCGTTCAGACTTCCGTTTTTACCAGCGCCAGATGAATATCGGCCTGTTGTCACGCATGAAGCTCGACCATGCCATGCGGCAGGCACTGGAACATGAGTTATTCCGCTTGCATTACCAGCCTCAGATAGAGCTGGCTACCGGCAAGTTGCTGGGTGTCGAGGCCTTATTGCGCTGGACAGACAAAGACCTGGGCGAAGTCAGCCCGTCACAATTCATACCGGTGGCCGAAGAATCGGGCGTCATCGTCCCCATAGGTAACTGGGTCATGCAAACGGCGATACGGCAGGCCGCCTTATGGAACCGTGATGGCAAGTCCATGCGGGTGGCGATCAATGTCTCTGCACTGCAATTCCAGCAAACCAATTTTGTCGATAGCATTGCAGCAGCCTTGCAGGAACATAGCTTGCAACCGCAATGCATAGAACTGGAATTGACAGAATCGATACTCATCAAAGATGCCGAAGATGCACTGAGAAAACTGGAAGCCCTGGCAGCCCTTGGCGTCAAACTGGCGATTGACGACTTTGGTACCGGCTATTCCAGCCTCAGCTACCTGAAACGTTTCCCTATCTACAAACTCAAGATAGACCGTTCATTCATTGATGACTTGCCGGGCAATGAAAGTGATATCGCGATAGTCACTGCCATCATCAGCCTGGCCCATGCCCTGAAATTACGCGTGATTGCCGAAGGCGTCGAAACCCGGGAGCAAAGAGATTTTCTGCAGCAACTGCAATGCGAGGAAATGCAGGGCTATCTGTTTGCGCATGCGATGTCGGCACAGGAATTTGAACAACAATATTTGCGCTGA
- a CDS encoding DUF1501 domain-containing protein has protein sequence MKNSNTMNASRRAFLQRASALSIAGVATPWALNLAAMAEASAATADDYKAIVCVFLYGGNDYANTLVPYDSANYAVYSRLRPTLAYGRDKLDATALQGLNVPVDRNGVSHQYALAPELAPLLPIFNTGKMGIMLNVGTLIRPTTKLEYTNKTAMLPPKLFSHNDQQSVWQSSAAEGATSGWGGRMGDRFVAGNGNATFTCVNVSGNAVYLSGNTAVQYQVSTTGSVPLAGLQAPLFGSAACSTALQNLVTQARTHLFENEYTRVSKRSIDANDVLTTSLAGAPAINTPFNEANNLAMQLKMVARMISCAGALGAKRQVFFVSMGGFDTHDGLVSTHPGLLASVAEALNSFYEATRELKVDNKVTAFTASDFGRTLTGNNDGSDHGWGSMHFMLGGAVNGKRYYGTAPLVATDSDDDVGQGRLLPTTSVDQYAATLGKWLGVSDTDMLDLLPNLKYYDAGQRYLGFV, from the coding sequence ATGAAAAATTCAAACACGATGAATGCCTCACGCCGCGCATTCTTGCAACGTGCTTCTGCACTCTCCATCGCCGGCGTCGCCACCCCATGGGCATTGAATCTCGCGGCTATGGCCGAAGCCTCCGCCGCCACGGCAGACGATTACAAAGCCATCGTCTGTGTATTTTTATATGGCGGTAATGATTACGCCAATACGCTGGTGCCTTACGACAGCGCCAACTACGCCGTGTATTCGCGTCTGCGCCCAACGCTGGCCTATGGCCGCGACAAACTTGATGCGACTGCCTTGCAGGGCCTGAATGTGCCGGTCGATAGAAACGGTGTCAGCCATCAGTATGCGCTGGCACCTGAGCTGGCACCGCTGCTGCCTATCTTCAATACAGGGAAGATGGGCATCATGCTCAATGTCGGCACCCTGATACGGCCTACTACCAAGCTGGAATATACGAACAAAACCGCCATGTTGCCGCCCAAGCTGTTTTCGCACAATGACCAGCAATCGGTATGGCAATCATCTGCAGCCGAAGGGGCGACATCGGGCTGGGGTGGGCGTATGGGGGACCGCTTTGTGGCGGGAAATGGCAATGCGACTTTCACATGCGTGAATGTCTCCGGCAATGCAGTTTACTTGTCTGGCAATACTGCCGTTCAATACCAGGTCTCGACCACTGGTTCCGTGCCACTCGCAGGTTTGCAGGCACCGCTGTTTGGTTCTGCGGCTTGTTCCACGGCCTTGCAAAACCTCGTCACGCAGGCCCGCACGCATCTGTTTGAAAATGAATATACCCGCGTCAGCAAGCGCTCGATAGATGCCAATGATGTCCTGACCACCTCACTGGCGGGGGCACCAGCAATCAACACACCATTCAATGAAGCGAATAACCTGGCCATGCAATTGAAGATGGTGGCGCGCATGATTTCCTGTGCAGGTGCGCTGGGCGCAAAACGCCAGGTATTTTTTGTTTCGATGGGTGGCTTTGATACCCATGATGGCCTGGTCAGCACTCATCCGGGTTTGCTGGCCAGTGTTGCCGAAGCCCTCAACTCATTTTATGAAGCGACCAGGGAATTGAAAGTCGATAACAAGGTCACCGCATTCACTGCTTCTGATTTTGGCCGCACCCTGACCGGTAATAATGACGGCTCTGACCATGGCTGGGGCAGCATGCATTTCATGCTCGGCGGCGCAGTCAACGGCAAGCGTTATTACGGTACCGCACCGCTGGTGGCGACCGACAGTGATGATGATGTAGGGCAGGGGCGCCTGCTGCCGACCACTTCGGTCGATCAGTATGCCGCCACGCTGGGCAAATGGCTGGGTGTATCAGATACGGACATGCTGGATTTGCTGCCCAACCTCAAGTATTACGATGCCGGTCAGCGCTACCTTGGTTTCGTCTGA
- a CDS encoding DUF2314 domain-containing protein — translation MHMLNCQPALRYSVFILLVKIMSEDKIVMVEGASSAMQAAAEQARKTFKYFWRELSWEYRRIIPGLGLAAVKVAFATDPDSEGPEVEHMWINEIQFDGDTVSGVLLNNPQWLDSIGAGDPVSVPLAEIGDWMYTINGKVYGGYSIDVMRSDMSKAEREEHDQAWGLDFGKPGEVMIVPAATQEKQGFLSGLFGKKEQPIILSTEDLPEHPMSENMAEKMDQGLRDEPAFARSVDADGWTLLQRDALAGNLAPVSLLVKHGADPGALNPKGESALDLARKMGWPRIVALLEKKFH, via the coding sequence ATGCACATGCTTAATTGTCAGCCAGCTTTGCGCTACAGTGTTTTTATTTTACTGGTCAAGATCATGAGTGAAGACAAGATAGTCATGGTTGAAGGTGCCAGCTCGGCAATGCAGGCGGCGGCTGAACAGGCGCGCAAGACTTTCAAGTATTTCTGGCGCGAGCTGTCATGGGAGTACCGACGCATTATTCCCGGTCTGGGTCTGGCTGCGGTCAAAGTGGCGTTTGCGACTGACCCGGATAGTGAAGGGCCAGAAGTTGAGCACATGTGGATCAATGAAATACAGTTCGATGGCGACACCGTCTCAGGTGTCTTGTTGAACAATCCGCAATGGCTGGACAGCATTGGCGCTGGCGATCCTGTCAGTGTCCCGCTGGCGGAGATCGGTGACTGGATGTACACCATCAACGGTAAAGTATATGGCGGTTACAGTATTGATGTCATGCGCAGCGACATGTCAAAAGCCGAACGCGAAGAACATGACCAGGCCTGGGGCCTGGATTTTGGCAAGCCCGGTGAAGTCATGATCGTGCCCGCCGCTACGCAAGAAAAACAGGGATTTTTATCCGGCTTGTTCGGCAAAAAAGAACAGCCCATTATCCTCAGTACAGAAGATCTGCCTGAACATCCCATGAGTGAAAACATGGCAGAGAAAATGGACCAGGGTCTGCGGGACGAACCGGCATTTGCCCGCAGCGTCGATGCAGATGGCTGGACTCTGTTGCAGAGAGACGCACTGGCAGGTAATCTCGCACCGGTGAGTTTGCTGGTCAAACATGGTGCTGATCCCGGCGCGCTCAATCCCAAAGGCGAGTCAGCACTGGATCTGGCGCGCAAGATGGGCTGGCCGCGGATAGTTGCCTTGCTCGAAAAAAAATTCCATTAA
- a CDS encoding methylglyoxal synthase — protein sequence MKADAVTSAKKLRIGLIANRSHQDAPNSALVQLLHGGGPALQHLQAELVIVGRTLDAIISHGLLESCPAVERFPYGREGGLMKLVSRVVDKDPARAVGAVIYLIDPVDPSSVFPEAHALKRQCVIHRKPFLATLASAREWLELEATASGAATDLKLNPTFELQNEGIALIAHDAMKDSMLLMAEKHFALLDSFGQRYATGTTGGLLNKLAQKIKGEEAGKNWVTPYLSGPLGGDAQLAELVLDRQIRRILFLEDPHVARQHEADIQLLERAARTVCDFSQVISEVTGADRWLTLLTQRVSSQA from the coding sequence ATGAAAGCAGATGCCGTGACCTCAGCAAAAAAGCTACGCATAGGATTGATTGCCAACCGATCTCACCAGGACGCCCCCAATTCTGCACTGGTGCAGCTACTACATGGTGGCGGGCCCGCGCTACAGCATCTGCAGGCAGAACTCGTGATAGTCGGACGTACCCTGGATGCCATTATTTCACATGGGTTGCTGGAAAGCTGCCCTGCGGTCGAGCGTTTTCCCTATGGCCGCGAAGGTGGCCTCATGAAACTGGTATCAAGAGTGGTCGATAAAGACCCGGCCAGGGCAGTCGGTGCGGTGATCTACCTGATAGATCCGGTCGATCCTTCTTCGGTTTTCCCGGAAGCCCATGCACTCAAGCGCCAGTGTGTCATACACCGCAAACCTTTTTTGGCGACGCTGGCCAGCGCCAGGGAATGGCTGGAACTCGAAGCCACCGCAAGCGGTGCAGCAACAGACCTCAAACTGAACCCGACTTTTGAATTGCAAAATGAAGGCATCGCCCTGATCGCCCATGATGCGATGAAAGACAGCATGCTGCTCATGGCAGAGAAACACTTTGCGCTGCTCGACAGCTTTGGCCAGCGCTATGCAACCGGCACGACAGGTGGCCTGCTGAACAAGCTGGCACAAAAAATCAAGGGAGAAGAAGCCGGCAAGAATTGGGTCACCCCTTATCTTTCCGGCCCCCTCGGTGGAGACGCACAACTGGCAGAGCTGGTACTCGACAGACAGATACGCCGCATCCTGTTCCTCGAAGACCCGCATGTGGCACGCCAGCATGAAGCGGACATACAGTTACTCGAAAGAGCGGCCCGCACCGTCTGTGACTTTTCACAAGTCATCAGCGAAGTCACTGGCGCAGACCGCTGGCTGACACTACTGACCCAGAGGGTCAGCAGCCAGGCTTAA
- a CDS encoding chromate transporter, with protein sequence MPSRQAAIIMSIELTSQRPTSLADLYISFTLLALQGFGGVLAVVQRELVEKKRWMTMEEFVEDWAVAQILPGPNVVNLSLMIGHRHFGFAGAMTALAGMLSVPLLIVVMLAVVYAQFSQYPQVVGALRGMSAVTAGLIIATALKLVPALKNNPVGRLTALIFSALCFAGIALLRLPLAYVLFTLGTITCALVYRRLK encoded by the coding sequence ATGCCAAGCCGCCAGGCTGCCATCATCATGTCCATAGAACTTACCAGCCAGCGCCCTACCTCCCTTGCGGATTTGTATATTTCATTTACCTTATTGGCATTGCAAGGATTTGGTGGCGTACTCGCGGTTGTACAGCGTGAGCTGGTGGAAAAGAAACGCTGGATGACGATGGAAGAATTCGTCGAAGACTGGGCCGTTGCACAGATTTTGCCGGGGCCGAATGTAGTGAATCTGTCGCTGATGATAGGCCACCGTCATTTCGGTTTTGCCGGTGCCATGACGGCGCTGGCTGGCATGTTGTCAGTCCCCTTGCTGATCGTCGTCATGCTGGCGGTGGTGTATGCGCAATTTTCCCAGTATCCCCAGGTTGTCGGCGCGCTGCGTGGCATGAGTGCGGTGACGGCAGGGCTGATCATTGCGACAGCGCTCAAGCTGGTGCCGGCCCTCAAAAATAATCCTGTTGGCAGGCTTACTGCGCTGATCTTCAGCGCCCTGTGTTTTGCTGGCATCGCTCTCTTGCGCCTGCCGCTGGCCTATGTCTTGTTCACCCTCGGCACCATCACCTGCGCACTGGTTTACCGGAGGCTGAAATAA